In Patescibacteria group bacterium, the genomic window TATATTTTTAATTATATTATAATAGTATTAAAGTTAGATTAATTTTCAATAAAAGCTAACAATATAATTTAAGGAATGAATTAGTTCGAATACCTGTCTCCGAGCAAGACAAAATATAACATTAATGCTACACTTAAAATACAATATCCGTGATTAAGCGGAAAAAATTGCTCTAATTATTGAGCACGGACTCGAACTTATTCTGTCATTAGATGCTTTCATTGGTGGCTATCTCAAGAACTCGGGTCACTAAAATTATGAATAAAAATACACAACAAGGAGCTTCGAGCTTCAATGGTCTTGGAATTGCACCAAAAATTCTAACAATTCTAACTGAGTTGGGCTATACAACTCCAACTCCTATTCAATTGAAATCGATTCCGCTTAGTCTTGAAAGAAAAGACATGGTTGGGATAGCGCAAACGGGAACAGGGAAAACCCTTGCTTTTGGCATTCCCATGATTCAACTTTTGGCTATTCACAAAGGAATGGGCTTGGTTGTTTTACCAACACGTGAACTTGCATTGCAAGTTGATGAAAATCTAAAAACAATTGGAAAGAAAATTGGGCTAAGAACATCGGTGCTAATAGGAGGGGAGCCAATTAACAAACAACTTAAATCATTAAAAAATAAACCACATATTTTAATTGCCACTCCTGGAAGGTTGGTCGACCACACAGAAAGACGTTCTGTAAATCTGAGCACAGTTAAGATATTGGTTTTAGATGAGGCTGATATGATGCTTGATATGGGGTTTTTGCCTCAGATAAAAGCTATTTTGAAACAAATTCCAAAGCAGAGACAAACGATGCTGTTCTCAGCCACCATGCCAACACAAATAGTACAAATAGCATCTGAATATATGTCTCTGCCAACAAGAATAGAAGTTGCTCCGGCTGGAACTTCTGCTGAAAATGTTGAGCAAGAAATAATTGTCATAAACAAAGAAGATAAAATTGAGCAAATTAAAAAAATACTATCTGAAACAAGGGGGTCAGTTTTAGTATTTATGAGAACAAAACATACAGCTAAATCGCTTACAAGGAAAATTAATCAAGCTGGTTTTACTGCTGCTGAAATACATTCTAATAGAAGCCTACCTCAACGTAAAAAAGCATTAGAAGGATTTAAAATGGGGCAATATAGAGTATTAGTGGCAACAGATATTGCTGCCAGAGGGATAGATGTTAAGGAAATTGAGTTAGTTGTCAATTTCGACCTTCCTGAAAAATCTGAAGATTATGTTCATCGTATTGGACGAACTGCACGAGCCGGCAAAAGCGGTAAAGCTATTTCATTTGTCATGCCTAATTAAATAAAAGATCTTCGAGATATTGAGAAATTAATTCACAAAACTTTAAAAATAAACAAAACAAAGGAGGAATTAAATGAGTTGAAAAATTTGCCTTCACCTAAGAAAAACTCGCAAAGAAGAAATTTTAATCCAGTGAGAAAGGAAAGAACAGCTAGAAAGCCATTCGAGGCAAAAAATAAACCAGCAGAAAAATCCACAACTCAGGTTAAAAGAAAACCGTATAATAAACTCAATTCAAACAGAAATACTAGTTATTCACAAAGATTTAAATCATCAAAATAAGGTATTTAAAAATATTACTGATAATAATTATTTGTAAAAAGGTTCGAACATCGTTCAACATCCCTAGCAGATATTGACAAAAACTATAACATATGTTATAGTTTTTTGTTGTTTGATTTTTTACATAAGTTAACAGTCTATCAAAAGGAGAAAAACCATGAAATCTTTCATTATTGTGCTTGTGTCTATCCTTTGTGGGTGTTCTACTTCTTATATGGAGCCACGTTTGTATATCGATGAATTTGGCACAATAAATGAGGTGGAGAGGTCGCTCGAAGAAATGAACAATCCAAAAAATTGGAAATCAATCGGGCAAAATGAAGTTGTTACGATTTGTAACAAGAAAATTGAATGCCTTAATGGGTGTACTTCAGGTAAGCAGTATACAATTAAAAAGTATGTTCCCAAAAGCATAAATATGTATAGACTAATTGTTTATAAAAATGATTTTGGGAATGAGGAGATATTCCTAGTTGAGAATCTCCCGTACGAGAATGAAGAAGAAAGGTTAATAAATATTCTTGATAGAATTGACCCGTAGTGAACTATTAGAAAACAACACGCCACCAATGCTTTATGCTGAGGTGGCTTTTTCTTTGACTATAAAAAGGTTCGGACATCGTTTAACATCCCTAGCTAATGAGAATACCGCCACATTTTGACCAGTTTTTTATAGTAATAATTATAGTACTTGTTTTATCTAGAATATTTAAATCAAGTCAAGTCATTAAGCTTGTCAGGAGAAGTGTTTAAAATAAACTCACATTTTATAGAAAT contains:
- a CDS encoding DEAD/DEAH box helicase; protein product: MNKNTQQGASSFNGLGIAPKILTILTELGYTTPTPIQLKSIPLSLERKDMVGIAQTGTGKTLAFGIPMIQLLAIHKGMGLVVLPTRELALQVDENLKTIGKKIGLRTSVLIGGEPINKQLKSLKNKPHILIATPGRLVDHTERRSVNLSTVKILVLDEADMMLDMGFLPQIKAILKQIPKQRQTMLFSATMPTQIVQIASEYMSLPTRIEVAPAGTSAENVEQEIIVINKEDKIEQIKKILSETRGSVLVFMRTKHTAKSLTRKINQAGFTAAEIHSNRSLPQRKKALEGFKMGQYRVLVATDIAARGIDVKEIELVVNFDLPEKSEDYVHRIGRTARAGKSGKAISFVMPN